The genomic interval AGCGGAATGATCACATCTACCTTCTCCACGACTTGCTGCATCAAATCAGCATCGCGCACATCCCCCAAAACAAAGTCAAAATTGGGGTTGGCACAAAAGTGGAAGAGAGAATTTTGCCCATAGGTGAGATTGTCTACAACGGTGACCCGGTAACCTGCCCCCAGCAAATGCTCACACAGGACAGAACCTAAATAACCTGCACCACCCGTAATCAGAATGTGTTCTTTCATGCCTGAATTTCACCGAACAATTGTTTTTCTACCAGCTCGCACAAAATATGCTCGATCGCCAGATGACCTTCTTGAATGTACTGGGTGTTAGAACTGGGCACTGCAATCACGACCTCCGCCAGGTCTGCCAGTTTGCCCCCATTCCCGCCGGTCAGCCCGATCGTTCGCATATCCAACGCCTGAGCTGCCTCGATCGCCCGAATCACGTTGAGCGAGTTCCCACTGGTGCTAATGCCAAGCAGGGCATCCCCCGGTCTACCCAGGGTTTGCACCTGACGTTCAAACACATGCTCCAGTCCACAGTCGTTGGCGATCGCACTGAAGAGAGAACTGTCCGTCGTGAGGGCGATCGCTGCCAGCCCCGGACGCAGAAAATCCTTGGTTAAATAATTGACCAATTCTCCTGCCATGTGCTGGCAATCAGCAGCACTACCGCCATTGCCACACAACAACACTTTGCCGCCATTCCGAAACGTTTCCGCCAGAATTTGGGCAGTCAACAGAATGGAATCGGTACATTGCTGGACAATCTGCCGTTTAACCTCAGCACTTTCTAGCAGATGGGTTTGCACCCGCGATCGCAAATTACTGGCAACTAAGGGCGTTTGTTGTTTCATCTCCACTCCCCACACCACGACCTGACACCTGACACCTGACACCTACCCCCTACTCAACCTCTGCCAAAAGTCTCTGTTGGATCACCTCTGCTGCCTCTGCCAGATTTTCCACTATAGCGTCAGGCTTAACCGTACCCTGCGCGGCTACTTCCGCCCCGTACCCCGTTTTGACCAACAGGGTTGTTGCTCCCACCCGTTGTCCTAACTCAATATCACATGGCTTATCCCCAATCACAAAGCTATTGAACGGATGAAACCCTAATTCTACCGCTGCTTGCTGAATCAGTCCGGTTTCTGGCTTGCGGCAAATACAGCGATCGTCCGGTGTATGGGGACAGTAGTAAATCCCATCCAGTTCAACCCCCTCCGCTGTTAGCAATTCTCGCAGTCGCCAATGAATTTCCTCTAGCTGCGTTTTGTCAAAAAAACCCCGTCCAATCCCGGACTGATTCGTCACTAGAATTAACCCCAAACCCAGCTGCCGCATATGGCGCAAGCCTGCACCCACACCCGGTAGCAACTCCACCTGATCCGGCTGCGAGAGATAGTGCCGCTCAATGATCAGGGTGCCGTCGCGATCGAGGAGGACGAAACGGGGAGTGGGGAGTGGGGAGTGGGGAGTGGGGAGGGAGTTTTGAGTACTAAGTTCTAAGTTTTGAGTTAAAAGTGAGTGCTGAGTGCATTGATTCTCCGCGTCTCCGTGTCCCCGCGTCCCCCTGTCCTCCTCCCCTTCTGCCCTCTGCCCTCTGCCTTCTGCCTTGCTCCTCCCTTTCATCCCCCATCCCCCATCCCTCATCCCTTCTTTGCCTTCGGCCCTCTGCCCTCTGCCTTCTGCCTTGCTCTCCTCTACCAAAAAAGATTCAGCCTGGGCATAGGACTCTGGCGTGCCAATATCCAGTAAGGTGCCAGTACCTGTGAAGGCATACAAACCTCTGCCTACTTGCTGGGGGAAAAATTCGGTTTCAATCGAAAGCGCCTGGTTGGGAGGAATTTGCTCGATCGCCTGTCTTTCCAGGAGGTAAACCCCCGCATTGACCCATCCTGCCCCCAGCCCAACCTGTTTTTCCCGAAAGGACTGGACGGCCCCCTGGGAATCCATCACCACGGAACCGTAGCGGCTACAGTCCTCCACCAGGACGAGCTGTAGCGTTGCGCTGGCGTGTCGTTGTCGATGAAACGCAAGTAGCGAAGCAAGCTCTAATCGACAGTAGGAGTCGCCATTGAGCACCAGACAACGATCGCCCTTTACCTGAGCCAGCGCCAACCGAACTGCTCCCCCCGTCCCCAGGGGCACTGCTTCCTGGGAGTAGGTAATCTCTACGTCCCAGCGATCGCCCGTGCCAAAATAGGCTGCCACCTGCTCTCCCAGATAACCCGTGCTAAAAATAATCCGTCGAATCCCCTGAGCTTTCAGCGCGATGACCAGATGTTCCACAAACGGCTTGCCCGCAACCTCTGCCATCGGTTTGGGGCGATCGCAGACCACACTCCGCAAGCGCGTCCCCTCCCCCCCCACCAAAATGATCGCTTCGAGTTCCTGATTGAGCATTTCGATTTGGTAGTAGGTGGTTGGGGGTAGAAGGCAGAGGGCAGAAGGAAGGAATTCAGGAGTCAGAAGTCAGGAGCCAGGAGCTAGATTCAATTCAAAACTTAAATCTCAAAACTCTCTCCCCACTCCCTACTCCTCACTCCCCCCCTTACAATTCAAAACTTAAAACTTAAAACTCAAAACTCTACTCCCTCCTCATCCATGCTTCAACCCAATATCCAACCCCTGTTGAACCGCCTCCAGATAGGCTGCCGTAGTTTCGTCGACGGTACCCATGAGGCGAATTTTACCCCGGTCTAACCAGATGGCGCGGTTGCAGGATTTGATAATGTCCTCCAAGTTGTGGGAAACCAGCAGTACGGTGGCATTACTATCCCACAGTTGCTCCATCCGGCGCTTACTCTTGTGCTTGAAGCTTTCGTCTCCAACCGCCAGCACCTCATCCAAAATCAGAATATCCGGGTGCACATCCGTGGCGATCGCAAACCCTAATCGGGCAATCATCCCAGAAGACAAAGACTTCACCGGAGCAGAAGCATAATCCTCCAACTCAGCAAACTCCAGAATATAGGGTGCTCTGGCAATCATTTCATCTCGCGGGTAACCCAAAAGAACCCCATAAAGGGCGATATTTGACATCACGGTCATATCGGCATCAAAACCTGCGCCCAACTCAATCAGCGGCGAAATCTGCCCCCTGACCCGCAGCGTTCCCTCTGTCGGTTGCAGAATGCCAGAAATCAGCTTCAGCAGGGTTGATTTCCCCGATCCGTTTGCGCCAATGATGCCAACCCGCTCTCCGGACTGCACCGATAAACTGATCTTGTCTAACACAAGCTTTCTGGCTGGCTTACGGTACTTCCCCTCCAGCAGGGACAAAATTGTTTTCTTTAGATCGTAGGAAAATTCCTCTTGGGTTCGTCGAAGCAACGAAACCTGATCCAGCCGTATAACTTCCATTTAGAGTAAATCCATAAACTGCGATCGCCACAATTGGAAGCAACTCCATCCCAACCCAAAAACAATAAAACTACC from Kovacikia minuta CCNUW1 carries:
- a CDS encoding D-sedoheptulose-7-phosphate isomerase — translated: MKQQTPLVASNLRSRVQTHLLESAEVKRQIVQQCTDSILLTAQILAETFRNGGKVLLCGNGGSAADCQHMAGELVNYLTKDFLRPGLAAIALTTDSSLFSAIANDCGLEHVFERQVQTLGRPGDALLGISTSGNSLNVIRAIEAAQALDMRTIGLTGGNGGKLADLAEVVIAVPSSNTQYIQEGHLAIEHILCELVEKQLFGEIQA
- a CDS encoding ABC transporter ATP-binding protein yields the protein MEVIRLDQVSLLRRTQEEFSYDLKKTILSLLEGKYRKPARKLVLDKISLSVQSGERVGIIGANGSGKSTLLKLISGILQPTEGTLRVRGQISPLIELGAGFDADMTVMSNIALYGVLLGYPRDEMIARAPYILEFAELEDYASAPVKSLSSGMIARLGFAIATDVHPDILILDEVLAVGDESFKHKSKRRMEQLWDSNATVLLVSHNLEDIIKSCNRAIWLDRGKIRLMGTVDETTAAYLEAVQQGLDIGLKHG
- a CDS encoding HAD-IIIA family hydrolase translates to MLNQELEAIILVGGEGTRLRSVVCDRPKPMAEVAGKPFVEHLVIALKAQGIRRIIFSTGYLGEQVAAYFGTGDRWDVEITYSQEAVPLGTGGAVRLALAQVKGDRCLVLNGDSYCRLELASLLAFHRQRHASATLQLVLVEDCSRYGSVVMDSQGAVQSFREKQVGLGAGWVNAGVYLLERQAIEQIPPNQALSIETEFFPQQVGRGLYAFTGTGTLLDIGTPESYAQAESFLVEESKAEGRGQRAEGKEGMRDGGWGMKGRSKAEGRGQRAEGEEDRGTRGHGDAENQCTQHSLLTQNLELSTQNSLPTPHSPLPTPRFVLLDRDGTLIIERHYLSQPDQVELLPGVGAGLRHMRQLGLGLILVTNQSGIGRGFFDKTQLEEIHWRLRELLTAEGVELDGIYYCPHTPDDRCICRKPETGLIQQAAVELGFHPFNSFVIGDKPCDIELGQRVGATTLLVKTGYGAEVAAQGTVKPDAIVENLAEAAEVIQQRLLAEVE